A DNA window from Acinetobacter sp. 10FS3-1 contains the following coding sequences:
- the hscA gene encoding Fe-S protein assembly chaperone HscA, producing MALLQIAEPGQSNAPHEHRIAIGIDLGTTHSLVATVLSGKAKVLNDEQGRVLLPSIVHYSEQSTQYGNDAVPFITTDPQNTIVSIKRFMGRSKADIKFQHPYALVGEANEMPAFETTQGRKTPVEISAEILKQLLNRAESSLQNPINGAVITVPAYFDEAQRQATRDAAQLAGLNVLRLLNEPTAAAVAYGLDQESNLSTDRNYVIYDLGGGTFDVSILRFAQGVFEVLATGGHTALGGDDLDRLIVKWAKKELHIETLSDAEHAHFVVAARKAKEALSNADSVELKLLDQALTLDRPTFEGIIKVALDKTISVCKRVLRDAKLELDDIQNVVLVGGSTRSYAVQKAVREVFNQEPLCTINPDEVVAIGASITANQLIGNSKDGSLLLDVTPLSLGLETMGGLVERLISRNTAIPVARRQEFTTYQDGQTAMLIHVVQGERDLVEHCRSLGRFVLHGIPPMTAGQARIEVTFQVDADGLLTVSAKEMTSGVSAQIDIKPSYGLSSEDTERLLLEGYQFAEEDKNLRHLQETKVEAQRELEALVQALKVDVHLMSEQQLAELTAAQTRLEAELQGDDVRTIESAVEQLKIHSDAFAALRMNQHIDAALKGTKLDDWSNSN from the coding sequence ATGGCTCTCTTGCAGATCGCAGAACCAGGTCAATCAAATGCACCACATGAACACCGCATTGCGATTGGTATAGATTTAGGCACCACCCACTCTTTGGTTGCCACGGTTCTTTCAGGTAAAGCCAAAGTACTTAATGATGAACAAGGTCGTGTATTACTTCCTTCTATCGTTCATTATTCAGAGCAAAGCACTCAGTACGGCAATGACGCTGTACCTTTTATTACCACTGATCCTCAAAATACGATTGTCTCCATAAAACGTTTTATGGGTCGCTCAAAAGCAGATATTAAATTTCAGCATCCTTATGCCTTGGTCGGCGAAGCCAATGAAATGCCCGCCTTTGAAACTACACAAGGCCGTAAAACGCCAGTCGAAATTTCAGCTGAAATTTTAAAGCAACTATTAAACCGTGCTGAATCGAGCCTGCAAAACCCTATCAATGGTGCAGTCATTACCGTTCCTGCCTATTTTGATGAAGCACAACGCCAGGCAACACGTGATGCTGCTCAGCTTGCCGGCTTGAATGTTTTACGCTTGTTAAACGAGCCAACTGCCGCAGCGGTTGCCTATGGTCTGGACCAGGAAAGCAACCTCAGTACCGACCGCAACTATGTCATTTATGACTTGGGTGGCGGTACATTCGACGTTTCAATTTTGCGTTTTGCTCAAGGTGTATTTGAAGTTCTGGCCACGGGTGGTCATACGGCACTTGGTGGTGATGACCTGGATCGGCTAATTGTCAAATGGGCGAAGAAAGAACTTCATATTGAAACGCTAAGTGATGCAGAACATGCCCACTTCGTGGTTGCAGCTCGTAAAGCCAAAGAAGCCCTATCAAATGCTGATTCTGTTGAGTTAAAGCTACTGGATCAGGCCTTAACGCTTGACCGCCCTACTTTTGAAGGCATTATCAAAGTTGCGCTGGACAAAACCATTAGCGTTTGTAAACGTGTACTGCGTGATGCCAAGCTAGAACTGGATGATATTCAAAACGTTGTTCTTGTAGGGGGTTCGACCCGCTCCTATGCCGTTCAGAAAGCAGTGCGTGAGGTCTTTAACCAGGAACCTTTATGTACCATCAACCCGGATGAAGTGGTTGCAATTGGTGCCTCGATTACAGCGAATCAGCTGATTGGCAACAGTAAAGACGGTTCTTTATTATTAGATGTAACACCTTTGTCCTTAGGTCTTGAAACCATGGGCGGACTGGTTGAGCGTTTAATTTCACGCAATACTGCAATTCCGGTTGCACGCCGTCAGGAGTTTACCACCTATCAGGATGGCCAAACTGCCATGTTAATTCACGTGGTGCAAGGTGAGCGCGATCTGGTAGAACATTGCCGCAGTTTAGGCCGCTTTGTACTGCATGGTATTCCTCCGATGACCGCGGGTCAGGCACGTATTGAAGTCACCTTTCAGGTCGATGCAGATGGTCTGTTAACCGTTTCTGCCAAGGAAATGACTTCGGGTGTAAGTGCACAAATTGACATCAAACCCTCTTATGGTTTATCAAGCGAAGATACCGAGCGTCTGCTTTTAGAAGGTTATCAGTTTGCAGAGGAAGATAAAAATCTTCGTCATTTGCAGGAAACCAAGGTAGAAGCACAGCGTGAACTTGAAGCACTGGTTCAGGCCTTGAAAGTAGATGTACATTTGATGTCTGAACAGCAACTTGCGGAGCTGACTGCTGCGCAGACTCGGCTTGAAGCAGAACTGCAAGGCGATGATGTCAGAACCATTGAATCTGCGGTTGAACAGCTTAAAATACATAGTGATGCCTTTGCTGCACTGCGTATGAATCAACATATTGATGCTGCCCTGAAAGGCACCAAACTCGACGACTGGTCAAACTCAAACTAA
- the fdx gene encoding ISC system 2Fe-2S type ferredoxin has translation MPRIKVLPHAQICPEGAEFDVEQDANLCESLLKNGIKIEHACDMSCACTTCHVIVRRGFDSLEEMNDVEADLLDRAWGLEPDSRLSCQVKIVDEDLEVEIPKYTINHASENH, from the coding sequence ATGCCACGTATTAAAGTTCTTCCTCATGCGCAAATTTGTCCAGAAGGTGCGGAGTTTGACGTTGAACAAGATGCAAATTTGTGCGAAAGCCTGTTAAAAAATGGAATCAAGATTGAACATGCCTGTGATATGTCATGTGCATGTACCACCTGTCATGTGATCGTACGTCGCGGCTTTGACAGCCTTGAAGAAATGAATGATGTGGAAGCTGACCTGCTGGATCGTGCCTGGGGTCTTGAACCTGATTCTCGCTTGTCTTGTCAGGTTAAAATAGTCGATGAAGATCTGGAAGTCGAAATTCCAAAATACACGATTAACCACGCTTCTGAAAACCATTAA